A genomic stretch from Bradyrhizobium sp. 195 includes:
- a CDS encoding acyltransferase family protein → MHKRLAFIDTLRGIAVLSVLVQHVFEVIVEKHPTGAYYWPIHDVFGYYMNFGRFGVVLFFFVSGFVIPFSFPDSATPVRDFTISRFFRLYPAYWTSLVVGLVTMQLLESKIYPLGQVAANVTMLQTFVNVPNLWVFYWTLAIELLFYVGCTILFAMGLLNRRFTAVTIVAAAALVGTTAALFVENRTVSSVMEVGLNLSAMFLGKIIRDTVIGGKLRWTHVAVCTLLYAIFAVTLSDRRFGGVYHENFFYSYSIGSAYVCAALVFIGFAVFGERMAWRPMAFVGVISYSVYLMSPFVIVFIHRLVWFGDGPLGWSVFLVMILALSVLVSWMTFAFVEKPSIAFGHRFRSTRRKTVVIDPALSTQGAAE, encoded by the coding sequence ATGCATAAACGGCTCGCATTCATCGACACGTTGCGCGGCATTGCCGTGTTGTCGGTCCTGGTTCAGCATGTGTTCGAGGTGATCGTCGAAAAGCACCCGACAGGTGCCTATTACTGGCCCATCCATGATGTGTTCGGCTACTACATGAACTTCGGTCGGTTCGGTGTGGTGTTGTTCTTCTTCGTCAGCGGCTTCGTCATTCCGTTCAGCTTCCCGGACAGCGCCACGCCGGTGCGGGATTTTACGATCAGCCGCTTCTTCCGGCTCTACCCGGCCTACTGGACCTCGCTCGTGGTCGGGCTCGTGACGATGCAGCTGCTGGAGTCGAAGATCTATCCGCTGGGGCAGGTCGCTGCGAATGTGACGATGTTGCAGACCTTCGTGAACGTCCCGAACCTCTGGGTCTTTTACTGGACGCTGGCGATCGAACTGCTGTTCTATGTCGGATGCACCATTCTTTTTGCCATGGGGCTGCTGAACCGACGCTTCACCGCGGTCACCATCGTCGCTGCGGCCGCGCTGGTCGGAACCACCGCTGCGCTCTTCGTTGAGAACAGGACGGTCTCCTCGGTGATGGAGGTCGGGCTGAACCTGTCGGCGATGTTCCTGGGCAAGATCATCCGCGACACCGTCATCGGCGGAAAGCTGCGATGGACCCATGTGGCCGTCTGCACTCTCCTGTATGCGATCTTCGCCGTCACCCTGTCGGACCGTCGGTTCGGAGGCGTGTATCACGAGAACTTCTTCTACAGCTATTCGATCGGATCGGCCTATGTCTGCGCGGCGCTGGTCTTCATCGGCTTTGCCGTGTTCGGCGAGAGGATGGCGTGGCGCCCGATGGCGTTCGTCGGCGTGATCAGCTATTCGGTCTACCTGATGTCGCCGTTCGTGATCGTCTTCATCCACCGCCTCGTCTGGTTCGGCGATGGGCCGCTGGGATGGTCGGTCTTTCTGGTCATGATCCTGGCGTTGTCGGTCCTCGTCAGCTGGATGACATTTGCGTTCGTCGAGAAGCCCAGCATTGCCTTCGGGCACAGGTTCCGCTCGACGCGGCGGAAGACCGTGGTTATCGACCCTGCGCTCAGTACCCAGGGTGCCGCAGAGTGA
- a CDS encoding acyltransferase family protein gives MQASEARRFVVLDFYRFVAALGVFIFHLKLIDTGISPAWNGSYGLFVDMFFILSGFVISYSYPSDARGMRAYSRFMIRRIARIYPLHLLSLLIFVVLIGVGLERTARSTPLDFLYNVLLLQAWGVTDHLSFNSPSWSISAEFFCYLIFPLLMLFARKLHPLGLAAIVAALYLVLAHGHLPIWQERSQMYGANYDYGMLRALPSFLNGILLAILFRLSQPYRQKRVVFAGIAMFGISVLVLNVFAKPDLAILLFSCAILLTAVGESAFAEFPGARLLGRLGNTSYAIYMLHDAVLIAVFKPLWTWLGLRPDQFGLFALACCVVLTIVADRTYAYFENPARRLLNRLADTAPVSPRKVRPVTAETSMRFENTERAVN, from the coding sequence ATGCAAGCCAGTGAAGCAAGACGTTTTGTCGTTCTCGACTTCTACCGCTTCGTCGCCGCGCTCGGGGTCTTCATCTTCCACCTGAAGCTGATCGACACGGGGATCTCGCCGGCCTGGAACGGGTCCTACGGCCTGTTCGTGGACATGTTCTTCATCCTGTCCGGCTTCGTGATCTCCTACTCCTATCCGTCCGATGCGCGCGGCATGCGCGCCTATTCCCGTTTCATGATCCGCCGCATCGCGCGGATCTATCCGCTGCACCTGCTGAGCCTGCTCATCTTCGTGGTGCTGATCGGCGTCGGTCTGGAGCGTACCGCGCGGTCGACCCCGCTGGACTTCCTGTATAACGTGCTGCTGCTGCAGGCCTGGGGCGTCACCGATCACCTCAGCTTCAACTCGCCATCCTGGTCGATCAGCGCGGAATTCTTCTGCTATCTGATCTTCCCGCTCTTGATGCTGTTTGCGCGCAAGCTGCATCCCCTTGGGTTGGCCGCAATCGTCGCGGCGCTGTATCTGGTCCTGGCGCACGGCCATTTGCCGATCTGGCAGGAACGGTCGCAGATGTACGGGGCCAATTACGACTACGGCATGCTCCGCGCGCTGCCGAGCTTCCTGAACGGCATCCTGCTCGCGATCCTGTTCCGGTTGTCGCAGCCCTACCGGCAGAAGCGTGTGGTGTTCGCCGGCATCGCCATGTTCGGCATCTCCGTGCTCGTCCTCAACGTCTTCGCCAAGCCGGACCTTGCCATTCTGCTGTTCTCCTGCGCCATTCTGCTGACCGCAGTCGGCGAAAGCGCCTTCGCCGAATTCCCCGGCGCCCGCCTGCTTGGACGGCTCGGCAACACCTCGTACGCCATCTACATGCTGCACGATGCCGTTCTGATTGCCGTGTTCAAGCCGCTATGGACCTGGCTCGGATTGCGCCCGGATCAGTTCGGCCTCTTCGCCCTTGCCTGCTGCGTGGTGCTGACAATCGTCGCAGACCGCACCTACGCCTATTTCGAGAATCCCGCGCGGCGCCTGCTCAATCGCTTGGCCGACACCGCGCCGGTATCCCCCCGCAAGGTCCGGCCGGTGACGGCCGAGACGTCCATGCGCTTCGAGAACACGGAGCGGGCGGTCAACTGA
- a CDS encoding glycosyltransferase family 4 protein, whose protein sequence is MAIYAPHFAEYSYRLASGLAHHCDVRLVLNAKDANQQWELADIAVAAPFETRIRDLSLRRGGAIGIPASFFDIISFRPDVIHCHEVPEIYTSKLIQLLRPLGIPLVLTVHDAIPHSEGGSGTSAREDAWRGRMRAAASVVTTHGESCIADFRRASPDFKGETISSMHGVLMVPPAKGALSEPESGRILFFGRMWAYKGLDVFIDAIDILAQRGVAHEAIVAGRGPEMTRLGARMEAMPTVKMINAYISPAETGRLFQSAAVVALPYKDATQSGVLASAYGNSRPVVASATGGIPDVVADGVNGLLVPPGDATALAEALERVLTSTPLAATLTEGARQTAAGLLNWDRIAEQLLGSYHRLAGRTVS, encoded by the coding sequence GTGGCGATCTACGCACCGCATTTTGCGGAATATTCCTACCGGCTCGCATCAGGCTTGGCGCATCATTGCGACGTCCGCCTCGTGCTCAACGCCAAGGACGCAAATCAGCAATGGGAACTGGCCGATATCGCCGTGGCGGCGCCCTTCGAAACACGCATCCGCGACCTGAGTCTGCGCCGCGGCGGCGCAATCGGCATCCCCGCGTCCTTCTTCGACATAATATCGTTTCGTCCGGACGTGATTCATTGTCATGAAGTTCCGGAGATCTACACATCCAAGCTGATCCAGCTGCTTCGTCCGCTTGGCATTCCCCTGGTGCTGACCGTTCACGATGCGATTCCGCATTCGGAAGGCGGCTCCGGCACCTCGGCGCGTGAGGATGCCTGGCGCGGGCGCATGCGCGCCGCCGCATCGGTGGTCACGACGCACGGGGAGAGCTGTATCGCCGATTTTCGCCGCGCCTCGCCCGACTTCAAAGGCGAGACGATCTCCAGCATGCACGGCGTGCTCATGGTTCCGCCAGCCAAGGGCGCGCTCAGCGAGCCGGAATCCGGGCGCATCCTGTTCTTTGGACGAATGTGGGCTTACAAGGGCCTGGACGTGTTCATCGATGCGATCGACATACTGGCTCAGCGCGGCGTGGCGCATGAGGCGATCGTCGCCGGCCGCGGTCCCGAGATGACACGGCTCGGCGCGCGGATGGAAGCGATGCCAACGGTCAAGATGATCAATGCCTATATCTCGCCTGCGGAGACCGGACGGCTGTTTCAATCCGCCGCCGTGGTCGCCCTGCCCTACAAGGATGCAACGCAAAGCGGCGTGCTTGCATCCGCTTACGGCAACTCCCGTCCCGTCGTTGCCAGCGCCACCGGCGGCATTCCCGACGTCGTGGCCGACGGCGTCAACGGGCTGCTGGTTCCTCCCGGCGATGCCACGGCGCTGGCCGAGGCACTCGAACGCGTGCTGACCTCGACGCCTCTTGCCGCGACATTGACCGAAGGCGCACGGCAAACCGCGGCCGGCCTCCTGAACTGGGACCGCATCGCCGAGCAGCTACTCGGATCCTATCACAGGCTCGCCGGCCGGACCGTGAGCTGA
- a CDS encoding lipopolysaccharide biosynthesis protein: MNVTQGKQHQVVVALFWSLAQNWGGRALSFVLFLVLARLLNPADFGLAALVAFILLLLSSIAEFGFGDALIQRRTLEPADVTLPFFCSFAASTLLAVLIAFLATDIERWLDVKGLAPLLTAASLSLPIGTATLFQEALYKRQMDFRVLAVRTMVATAISGIVGIACAYAGFGALSLVIQVVVQSAISGLWLWSQPRWLPMRGYDSGSFRELSGYSVHVVLNRLLDFAIVRTIDMIILTLYGVAALGIYTVGARVYIILMQLLTQAVMDVALSALSKIAHERDRIAGAYLRSVSLGALVGSPIFVLLAAIAPEFSLLLFGAKWSGSEAVMRPLMLIGAIQTVQFVNSAYFGALGKPNYVFALNILKFCAVVPAMFLLPSRDIGQLATIFAFAQLVVTPVTFALALRLLGLSWSQFLRPIAGCLCAIVLAYGAVVLCRHATPDINPYLRMGLLSSCFGATYLMSILLFWRKQLFSLIEFVVKRGATA; this comes from the coding sequence ATGAACGTCACGCAGGGCAAACAACATCAGGTCGTGGTTGCCTTGTTCTGGTCGCTTGCACAGAATTGGGGCGGCCGGGCGCTGTCGTTCGTCCTGTTCCTGGTTCTGGCCCGGCTGCTCAATCCCGCGGATTTCGGTCTTGCAGCACTCGTCGCCTTCATCCTGCTGCTCTTGAGTTCGATCGCCGAATTCGGCTTCGGCGACGCGTTGATCCAGCGGCGCACGCTGGAGCCGGCCGATGTGACGCTGCCCTTCTTCTGCTCCTTCGCCGCTTCGACGCTTTTGGCGGTTCTGATTGCCTTCCTCGCGACGGATATCGAGCGTTGGCTCGACGTGAAGGGTCTCGCGCCGCTGTTGACGGCCGCAAGTCTTTCTCTTCCGATCGGCACCGCGACCTTGTTCCAGGAGGCGCTTTACAAGCGCCAGATGGATTTTCGCGTGCTCGCAGTCAGGACCATGGTGGCGACCGCCATCTCCGGCATCGTGGGAATCGCCTGCGCCTATGCCGGGTTCGGCGCTCTCAGCCTCGTGATCCAGGTGGTCGTTCAGAGCGCGATCAGCGGCTTGTGGCTCTGGAGCCAGCCGCGATGGCTGCCGATGCGCGGCTACGATTCCGGAAGCTTTCGCGAGCTCTCCGGCTATAGCGTCCATGTCGTGCTGAACAGGCTGCTGGATTTCGCCATCGTTCGCACGATCGACATGATCATCCTGACGCTCTATGGCGTCGCCGCCCTCGGCATCTACACCGTCGGTGCGCGGGTCTACATCATCCTGATGCAGCTGCTCACCCAGGCCGTCATGGACGTCGCTTTGAGCGCGCTGTCCAAGATCGCTCACGAGCGCGACCGTATTGCCGGCGCCTACTTGCGCAGCGTCAGTCTCGGCGCGCTGGTCGGCTCTCCCATCTTCGTGCTGCTTGCGGCGATCGCGCCGGAGTTTTCGCTGCTGCTGTTCGGCGCGAAGTGGAGCGGAAGCGAAGCGGTGATGAGGCCGCTGATGCTCATCGGCGCGATTCAGACGGTGCAATTCGTCAACAGCGCCTATTTCGGCGCCCTGGGCAAGCCGAACTACGTATTCGCGCTGAACATCCTCAAATTCTGCGCGGTCGTGCCCGCAATGTTCCTGCTTCCCTCGCGCGATATCGGTCAGCTGGCGACGATCTTCGCTTTCGCGCAGCTTGTGGTGACCCCCGTGACATTCGCGCTGGCGCTGCGGCTGCTGGGCCTGAGCTGGAGCCAGTTCCTGCGTCCGATCGCGGGCTGCCTTTGCGCCATCGTGCTGGCTTATGGCGCGGTCGTGCTGTGTCGCCATGCGACGCCGGATATCAACCCGTATTTGCGGATGGGGCTGCTGTCGTCGTGTTTCGGCGCGACCTATCTGATGAGTATTCTGCTGTTCTGGCGGAAGCAGCTGTTCTCGCTGATCGAATTCGTCGTGAAGCGCGGCGCGACCGCCTGA
- a CDS encoding acyltransferase family protein, which produces MTELVHREKAHVLALDSIRGIAATSVVIHHLLLMPTFLAAFPHNAWINCSFFRSSWLLVDLFFVLSGIVMSLSYVESDFGRFSLREFMVRRLARVYPLHIVMLMANLLFRLLRISLVMAGVVVAAPAAFEVNNAYSFVLNVLLLHSMGFIDYLSWNAPSWSISVEFYTYLVFGLIVLFAQRMRSLLWFYVLCGALAVGSLVFIIFVLDKRSLGLQTDFGIVRCFVSFFLGVLTVRIVDRLPAKPGPAVQGVLQFVAMIASIVLVSLAETSPASTFLAPVTFAIFLGSLLAFPDALLVPRMLVAKPLVWLGKRSYSIYMVHALVVLLAEYFVRALGAGRIAALDSVFAGLPATLNLVVSLTAVLAVSHFTYRYVEIPGGRLMRNVLGDRSGFSASPARQTN; this is translated from the coding sequence GTGACGGAGTTGGTTCATCGTGAGAAGGCGCATGTCCTGGCGCTCGACAGCATCCGGGGTATCGCCGCGACATCGGTGGTGATTCACCATCTCCTGCTGATGCCGACGTTCCTCGCGGCGTTCCCGCACAATGCGTGGATCAACTGCTCGTTCTTCAGGAGCTCCTGGCTGCTGGTCGATCTGTTCTTTGTTCTCAGCGGGATCGTCATGTCGCTCAGCTACGTCGAGAGCGACTTCGGGCGTTTCTCGCTGCGCGAGTTCATGGTGCGGCGCCTGGCGCGGGTCTATCCGCTGCACATCGTCATGCTGATGGCAAATCTGTTGTTTCGCCTCCTGCGAATCAGTCTGGTCATGGCGGGTGTCGTTGTGGCCGCGCCGGCGGCGTTCGAAGTGAACAATGCCTATTCCTTCGTTCTCAACGTCCTGCTGCTGCATTCGATGGGGTTTATCGACTATCTCAGCTGGAACGCGCCGAGCTGGAGCATCAGTGTCGAGTTCTACACCTATCTCGTGTTCGGCCTGATCGTCCTCTTTGCCCAGCGCATGCGTTCCCTGTTGTGGTTTTACGTCCTTTGCGGCGCGCTTGCGGTCGGAAGTCTGGTCTTCATCATCTTCGTGCTCGACAAGAGGAGCCTCGGGCTTCAGACCGACTTCGGCATCGTGCGCTGCTTCGTGAGCTTTTTTCTGGGGGTGCTGACGGTCAGGATCGTTGATCGCCTGCCGGCCAAGCCGGGCCCAGCCGTGCAGGGAGTGCTGCAATTCGTCGCCATGATAGCCAGCATCGTCCTGGTGTCCCTGGCGGAGACCAGTCCTGCGTCAACCTTCCTCGCGCCCGTGACGTTCGCGATCTTCCTCGGCAGTTTACTGGCTTTTCCCGATGCGCTGCTGGTGCCGCGGATGCTGGTGGCCAAGCCGCTGGTCTGGCTCGGGAAACGTTCCTACTCGATCTATATGGTGCACGCGCTCGTGGTGCTCCTGGCCGAATATTTCGTGCGGGCGCTCGGGGCGGGGCGGATCGCCGCTCTCGATTCGGTCTTCGCTGGTCTGCCGGCCACGCTGAATCTCGTGGTCTCATTGACCGCCGTGCTGGCGGTGTCCCACTTCACCTATCGCTATGTCGAAATTCCCGGCGGCAGGCTGATGCGGAACGTCCTTGGAGACCGGTCCGGTTTCTCCGCCTCGCCTGCGCGACAGACGAACTGA
- a CDS encoding polysaccharide pyruvyl transferase family protein, producing the protein MKQLIPVPVRRHLRGWLNSAKNTPLAVDLLELRRWQIARKDVGVNAAPRNNPRRLVLLPSDPWSIHQSRGDEAMIEATVGELKRVYPDLETYIVTATSAASADVRAMGFKPLEIWRQPFSYEKVAQELSITRPDFGVVLGADVLDGYYSPVDAARMLLVADLMAGFGAKVSVLGFSFNSRPAKALREVFRLLDPGVVLNLRDAISLQRFDDFARKRARLVADSAFMLTPRADTAAVKQIAAAVARQRAQGRKVFVFNIHPMLFKKPEPAKLERMIELAADAMARLSRQHNASWLLLAHDYRPGIADDNCLRPLAARLQPALGEHVHHVDQVLSAGEIKAVVGLVDGVITGRMHLAIAALGQGTPVAAITYQDKFQGLFAHFGITESLLLSPAQFLVGDSFEAFLLHFLGTYEAAGEQVRQMLPEVMELSRANVAPLLDNGAMRIVPEAGGKVA; encoded by the coding sequence TTGAAGCAACTGATCCCGGTGCCGGTTCGCAGGCATCTCCGAGGCTGGCTCAACAGCGCAAAGAACACGCCCCTCGCGGTCGATCTCCTCGAACTGCGCCGGTGGCAGATTGCCCGGAAGGACGTCGGCGTCAATGCCGCGCCGCGCAATAATCCGCGCCGCCTCGTGCTGTTGCCGTCGGATCCCTGGAGCATTCATCAGTCACGTGGCGACGAGGCGATGATCGAAGCCACCGTCGGCGAGCTGAAGCGGGTCTATCCCGATCTCGAAACTTACATCGTCACCGCCACCAGCGCGGCGAGCGCGGATGTTCGCGCGATGGGTTTCAAGCCGCTCGAGATCTGGAGACAGCCGTTTTCCTACGAGAAGGTCGCGCAGGAACTTTCGATCACCCGTCCGGATTTTGGCGTGGTGCTGGGGGCCGATGTGCTCGACGGCTATTATTCGCCGGTGGATGCGGCGCGCATGCTGCTCGTTGCCGACCTGATGGCGGGATTTGGCGCCAAGGTCAGCGTGCTCGGCTTCAGCTTCAACTCCCGTCCGGCGAAGGCACTGCGCGAAGTGTTCCGGCTGCTCGATCCGGGCGTGGTCCTGAACCTGCGCGATGCGATATCGCTTCAGCGTTTCGACGATTTCGCCCGCAAGCGCGCGCGTCTCGTCGCCGATTCTGCGTTCATGCTGACGCCGCGCGCCGACACTGCCGCAGTGAAGCAGATCGCGGCCGCGGTCGCACGGCAGCGCGCGCAGGGTCGCAAGGTCTTCGTTTTCAACATCCACCCGATGCTGTTCAAGAAGCCGGAGCCGGCCAAGCTGGAGCGGATGATAGAGCTTGCGGCGGATGCCATGGCGCGCCTGTCGCGGCAGCACAATGCAAGCTGGCTGTTGCTGGCGCATGATTACCGCCCCGGAATTGCCGACGACAATTGCCTGCGGCCGCTGGCCGCGCGGCTTCAGCCCGCGCTTGGGGAGCACGTGCATCATGTCGACCAGGTTCTGTCGGCGGGCGAGATCAAGGCCGTTGTCGGACTGGTCGACGGCGTGATCACCGGCCGTATGCACTTGGCGATTGCTGCCCTCGGACAGGGCACGCCGGTGGCGGCGATCACCTACCAGGACAAGTTCCAGGGTCTGTTCGCGCATTTCGGCATCACCGAGTCGCTGTTGCTCTCGCCGGCCCAGTTCCTTGTCGGGGACAGCTTCGAGGCGTTTCTGCTGCACTTCCTTGGCACCTACGAAGCCGCCGGCGAGCAGGTCCGTCAGATGCTGCCCGAGGTCATGGAACTATCTCGCGCCAACGTCGCTCCGTTGCTGGACAATGGTGCGATGCGGATCGTGCCGGAGGCTGGCGGCAAGGTCGCCTGA
- a CDS encoding acyltransferase family protein — protein sequence MIRTPQQPGAAYDGSFVPSVQGLRAIAALSVLMDHFYDMPKAGMYDIPDPGFLPPLWLWLQSVINVGGHGVELFFMISGFLIPASLVRHGSLPRFFFDRVLRIMPVFVVLHLALFAIGPIVAYKFFRGIDLTSYLAIFAANLFFVQDALGLPIAQQNAWTLTYEWAFYIWFALTFSMWRAGGRLLAAPLILLGLACLMHWPITAFFCIGMLFSATGFRISIPGRVGLLAGLVCGVALYASLVLFHPFVGLIPGFLLFGMVLAPESGLGKALSAPALQYVGKISYSLYLVHPFVLFPLQVIGLKLVAAGVDRWLLWAAFIVLGLVMSLVASAISYELIEVRLRRLLDGAIRGMFFRRQIEQSV from the coding sequence GTGATCAGGACACCGCAGCAGCCGGGCGCAGCCTACGACGGATCGTTCGTTCCGTCGGTCCAGGGGCTTCGCGCCATCGCGGCGCTGAGCGTGCTGATGGATCATTTCTACGACATGCCGAAAGCAGGCATGTACGACATTCCTGATCCCGGATTCCTGCCGCCGCTTTGGCTCTGGCTGCAATCGGTGATCAATGTCGGTGGTCACGGCGTCGAACTGTTCTTCATGATCAGCGGCTTCCTGATTCCGGCGAGCCTGGTGCGGCACGGGTCGTTGCCGCGGTTCTTTTTCGATCGCGTCCTGCGCATCATGCCGGTGTTCGTCGTCCTGCATCTTGCGCTGTTCGCAATTGGGCCGATCGTGGCCTACAAGTTCTTCCGCGGGATCGATCTGACCAGCTATCTCGCAATCTTTGCGGCCAACCTGTTCTTCGTGCAGGACGCGCTCGGCCTGCCCATTGCCCAGCAGAATGCCTGGACGCTGACCTATGAGTGGGCATTCTACATCTGGTTTGCGCTGACATTCTCGATGTGGCGCGCCGGGGGCAGGCTGCTGGCGGCGCCATTGATCCTGCTGGGTCTGGCGTGCCTGATGCATTGGCCGATCACCGCGTTTTTCTGCATCGGCATGCTGTTCAGCGCGACCGGATTTCGCATCTCCATTCCCGGACGCGTTGGGCTGCTCGCAGGTCTCGTCTGCGGGGTCGCCCTCTATGCGAGCCTCGTGCTGTTTCACCCCTTCGTGGGGCTCATTCCCGGTTTCCTGTTGTTCGGCATGGTGCTGGCCCCGGAATCAGGCCTCGGGAAGGCTCTGAGTGCGCCGGCCCTGCAATATGTCGGCAAGATCAGCTACAGCCTCTATCTCGTGCATCCCTTCGTGCTGTTCCCCTTGCAGGTGATCGGCCTGAAGCTGGTCGCTGCCGGCGTTGATCGGTGGCTGCTGTGGGCCGCCTTCATCGTGCTCGGGCTGGTGATGTCGTTGGTCGCGAGCGCGATCAGCTATGAGCTGATCGAGGTCAGGCTGAGGCGCCTGTTGGACGGCGCGATCCGCGGCATGTTCTTCCGACGGCAGATCGAGCAATCGGTGTGA
- a CDS encoding Wzz/FepE/Etk N-terminal domain-containing protein gives MYQPREHFQSGHRFGIEFGGAVLSFERVADVLRRQWPIIAACTGASLALVMIYLVMAQPMFTANARIMMDTRQAQVLDKDSNANSALIDTGYVDSQVEVINSDDLILSVVRRLKLTDDPEFNGSNPGLLSVVLGKVMSLFSSGEPASQERLEHAVVEAVQKNLRTERVLTTYVLSMNYRARSPDKAAKIVNAIANAYLVGALEAKYQSTKRATEWLQQRSIELSEQATASDRAVQTFKAEHNIVGTSRGLMSEQQLSDLNTQLVQARAATAEAKARLDRINAISDQDVAQSTVTDALNNSVITRLRAQYLDLQAQYADWSRRYGKQHLAAVNLANKMEELRKNIADELHRIGDAYRSDYEIAKSREASLEKSVKELVAQAGDSGQAAVKLRDLESAADTYRNLYNNFLEKLQSATQNQSFPLSESRLISTATKPDRKSSPRTVLALVGGLVGGLCLGFGVAFGRELLSDVLRTPAEVEDELGVKCLGVLPDIRPPTTTGALLSTSAKTASPDLSRYVVDHPFSRFAETLRNIKVSIDVARLTREIKVIGIVSSLPKEGKTTVAANFAQLIALTGHRTVLIDGDLHTRSLTRELAPNAKSGLVEALADPASLGYHVQRSKETGLDFLPSVVASRMVNSADVIGSKAMAELLKVLREHYEYIVIDLAPVMPVADSKAVSLLIDAMVYVIEWGQTTRSALQESVSGSEVLQKKLLGAVLNRANPKMLKRIEAYKGKHHNSYYVEHA, from the coding sequence ATGTACCAGCCTAGAGAACATTTCCAGTCGGGACACCGATTCGGCATCGAATTCGGCGGAGCAGTCCTCAGCTTCGAGCGCGTGGCCGACGTCCTGCGCCGGCAGTGGCCGATCATCGCGGCGTGCACCGGGGCTTCTCTGGCTCTGGTGATGATCTACCTGGTCATGGCGCAACCGATGTTCACGGCGAATGCCCGCATCATGATGGATACGCGTCAGGCGCAGGTGCTGGACAAGGACAGCAACGCCAACAGTGCCCTCATCGACACCGGCTACGTCGATAGCCAAGTCGAGGTCATCAATTCGGACGACCTGATTCTCTCGGTCGTCCGTCGCCTGAAGCTGACGGACGATCCCGAATTCAACGGCTCCAATCCGGGCCTGCTGTCCGTTGTCCTCGGCAAGGTCATGTCGCTGTTTAGCTCCGGCGAACCGGCGTCCCAGGAGCGGCTCGAGCATGCCGTGGTCGAGGCGGTTCAGAAGAACTTGAGAACGGAACGCGTTCTGACGACGTATGTCTTGTCGATGAACTATCGCGCACGGAGCCCCGACAAGGCCGCCAAGATCGTCAACGCCATCGCCAATGCCTACCTTGTCGGCGCCCTGGAGGCCAAATATCAGTCCACCAAGCGGGCAACCGAATGGCTTCAGCAGCGCAGCATCGAGCTCAGCGAGCAGGCAACGGCCAGCGACCGCGCCGTGCAAACCTTCAAGGCCGAGCACAACATCGTCGGAACCAGCCGCGGCCTGATGTCCGAGCAGCAATTGTCGGACCTGAACACGCAGCTGGTTCAAGCGCGAGCGGCGACGGCCGAAGCCAAGGCTCGTCTCGACCGGATCAACGCGATCTCCGATCAGGATGTTGCGCAATCAACCGTGACGGACGCTCTTAACAACTCGGTCATCACCCGCCTGCGCGCCCAATATCTCGACCTTCAGGCCCAATATGCGGATTGGTCGCGACGCTATGGCAAGCAGCATCTTGCGGCGGTCAATCTGGCCAACAAGATGGAGGAGCTGCGCAAGAACATCGCCGACGAGCTGCATCGGATCGGAGATGCCTATCGCAGCGACTATGAGATCGCAAAGAGCCGGGAGGCATCGCTCGAGAAAAGCGTGAAGGAGCTCGTCGCCCAGGCCGGCGATAGCGGCCAGGCCGCGGTCAAGCTGCGCGATCTCGAAAGCGCCGCCGACACCTATCGCAACCTCTACAACAACTTCCTCGAGAAGCTGCAAAGCGCGACGCAGAATCAGAGCTTTCCGCTCAGCGAGTCACGCCTCATCAGCACCGCCACCAAGCCGGATCGCAAGAGCTCGCCGCGTACGGTCCTGGCGCTCGTCGGTGGCCTGGTCGGTGGCCTGTGCCTCGGCTTCGGCGTCGCATTTGGGCGTGAGCTGCTCAGCGACGTCTTGCGGACCCCGGCCGAGGTCGAGGATGAGCTCGGCGTGAAGTGCCTTGGAGTGCTGCCGGACATTCGTCCGCCGACGACGACTGGCGCGTTGCTTTCGACGTCAGCCAAGACAGCCTCACCCGATCTGTCCCGCTACGTCGTCGATCATCCATTCTCGCGGTTCGCCGAGACGTTGCGCAACATCAAGGTGTCGATTGATGTTGCGCGCCTGACCCGCGAGATCAAGGTGATCGGCATCGTGTCTTCGCTTCCCAAGGAAGGAAAGACGACGGTGGCGGCCAACTTCGCACAGTTGATCGCCCTCACCGGGCATCGCACGGTCCTGATCGACGGCGATCTGCACACGCGCTCGCTGACCCGAGAGCTCGCACCCAACGCCAAGAGCGGCCTGGTGGAGGCCCTCGCCGACCCCGCGAGCCTCGGCTACCATGTGCAGCGAAGCAAGGAGACGGGACTGGATTTCCTGCCGTCCGTCGTGGCGTCCCGCATGGTCAATTCGGCCGACGTCATCGGATCGAAGGCGATGGCCGAACTGCTCAAGGTGCTGCGAGAGCACTATGAATACATCGTGATCGATCTTGCCCCGGTGATGCCGGTGGCGGACTCCAAGGCCGTCAGCCTCCTGATCGACGCCATGGTCTACGTGATCGAATGGGGACAGACGACGCGAAGTGCTCTTCAGGAGTCGGTTTCCGGGTCGGAAGTGCTCCAGAAGAAGCTGCTCGGCGCCGTGCTCAACCGCGCCAACCCGAAGATGCTCAAGCGCATCGAGGCGTACAAGGGCAAGCACCACAACAGCTACTACGTCGAGCATGCCTAG